The Stutzerimonas stutzeri genome segment CTGCATGCCATCGCGAATGTCGATGCCGGTGGGGCAGACCTGCACGCAGAGGGTGCAGTCGATGCAATCACCCAGTCCCAGTGACTTTTGGTCGCTGTCCTTGCGGCGGGGGCCGCGTTGCTCGCCGCGCGCGGCGTCGTAGGCCACCGTCAGCGTGTCGGCGTCGAACATCACGCTCTGGAACCGGGAGTAGGGACACATGTGCACACAGACCTTCTCGCGCAGCCAGCCGGCGTTGAGGTAGGTCGCCGCGGTGAAGAAGAACAGCCAGAAGGCCGTGGTCATACCCAGTTGCAGGCTGAACAGTTCGACCACGAGGGTGCGGACCGGCGTGAAGTAGCCCACGAAGGCAATTGCCGTCGCCAGGCTCACGGCCAGCCAGAGGGCGTGCTTGGCGCTGCGCCGCAGCAGCTTGTTCAGCGACCAGGGCGCCGCGTCCAGCTTGATGCGCTGGTGGCGGTCGCCCTCGGTAACTTTTTCGGCCCACATGAATATCCAGGTCCAGGTGCTCTGTGGGCAGGCGTAACCGCACCAGATCCGACCGGCGAGAACGGTGATGAAGAACAGCCCGAACGCCGCGATGATCAGTAACGCCGACAGGAGGATGAAGTCCTGCGGCCAGAACGTGACACCGAAGATATGGAATTGCTGTTTGCCCAGATCCCAGAGCACCGCCTGGCGACCCTCCCAGTTCAGCCACTGGGTCCCGAAGTAGAGCAGGCACAGCAACCCCGCTCCAACGAGGCGCAGATTACGGAACAGACCGCTGAAACTGCGGGTGTGGATGGGGCCTCCCGCCTTTGCCGGCGTCAGGCGGAGCGGTGTGCGCGGATCGACAGTGTCGATGATCGCGGCGGGTATGCGTTCGGTCATGGCGGGCCCCTATCAGGCTGAACAGGCGGCGCCGATGATCGAATTCGCACGCAATGCATAACAGACTCAGGTAACGCGGAAAAATACGGATCAGATGAGCCCGGGAGCGCTGGCGCTCGTCCATGCTCGGCGCGCACCGCCGTATGCCGCAGCGCCAAGGGGTTGCGCCGGGCGCGCTGTGTGAGCGGCGGCTGGCACCTGTCCATCGTGTGCGACGCTTGGCCACAGCAGCAGCATCGACTGATGCTTTTTTTTTACGCGCATCTGCACCTGTTTCGATGCGCATGAGGCAAGCGATAGTCCCGTCGGGGTGGCTCAAGCGTGCCGTGGACCGCCATTCCCTGCATCATTGCCCCTTCCGTTGTGCCGCTATAGGACTTCCCATGATTCTCAAAGGCCTGACCTGGCTGGTCGTGCTGCAACTGCTTGGCAGCGTCATTCATCTCTCGCTGGTGCCGGCGCTACCCGGTCCCATCATCGGCCTGGTCCTGCTTTTCGGGCTGCTCGTGCTGCGTCGCGGCGTGCCCGAGCCGCTGGAGAAGACCGCTGCGCTGCTGTTTCAGTACCTGCCGTTGCTGTTGATCGTCCCGGCGGCCGGCATCATGACCAGCAGCGAGGCGTTGCTGGCGAACCTGCCGGCGATTGCGGCCGGGCTGGTCCTGTCATTGATGGTGACGGTGCCGTTCTGCGGATGGTTGATGCAGGTGCTGATCAAGCGCATGGATCGTCGGCGCGAGGAACGGGCATGAGCGCCGTCGACTGGCCGAGCGTCTGGGCCATGACGCTGGATCATCCGCTGTTTTCCGTGGCGCTGACGCTGATCGCCTTCCAGTTGGCGCTGGCACTCTACCGGCGCAGTGGCTGGCTGGTGCTGCAACCGGTCATGGTCGGTATGCTGCTGGTGGTCGGCGTCCTGTACCTGTGCGGCATCGACTACGCGAGCTATCGGGCGGACGCGTCGATGATCGCGGTGCTGGTCGGGCCGGCGACGGTAGCCCTGGCGGTGCCCTTGTACCGTCATATTCGGCGCATTCAACAGCTGTTCTGGCCGATCCTCGTCACGCTGGTCAGCGGCGGGCTGCTTGGCGTCTGCCTGACCCTGGTGATCGCACGTGCGCTGGGCGCAGACCTGACGGTGCTGATGAGTTTGTCGCCCAAGGCGGCCACCATGCCAATCGCCATGCTGGTAGCCGAGCAACTCGGCGGCCTGGCATCGCTGGCGGCGGTGTTCGTCATGCTCACCGGCGTGATCGGCACCGCGCTGGGCCCCCTGCTGTTGGGCTGGGCCGGGGTCGATCACCCGGCCGCACGCGGTTTGAGCTACGGCATCAACGCCCACGCCATCGGCACGGCACGCGCGCTGGAGGAGGGCGACGAGTGCGGCGCCTTTGCGGCGCTGGGGATGAGCCTGCTGGGCATTCTCATCGCGCTGTTTCTGCCGTTGGTCTTGGGTTGATCGGTCAATCCCCGTTGCGCTTGGCGGATCTGCGCCTAGGCTTAGGACACTTCTCCGAGGAGCGGTCCGATGTTCGAGCATTTCCAGTCCGGCGCCTGTGACGTCAATGGTGTGCGGATCAACTATCGCAAGGGTGGCTCAGGTCCGCCCCTGCTGCTGTTGCACGGCTATCCGCAAACGCATGTGATCTGGCACAGGATTGCCGGCCCGCTGGCCGAGCGCTTCACGGTGATCGCCGCGGACCTGCGCGGCTACGGCGACAGCAGCAAGCCGCAAGGCGGCGAGAACCACGTCGCCTACAGCAAGCGCGAGATGGCACGCGATCAGGTCGAGCTGATGCGGGCGTTGGGCTTCGAACGCTTCGATATCCTCGCCCATGACCGAGGCGCGCGGGTCGGCCACCGGTTGGCAATGGACCATCCCGAGGCGGTGCGTCGGCTGATCCTGCTCGACATCGCGCCGACCCTGGCCATGTACAGCCAGACGGACGAAGCCTTTGCCCGCGCCTACTGGCACTGGTTTTTCCTGATCCGTCCGGCGCCGCTGCCGGAGACTTTGCTGCAGGCCGATCCCGAGCTGATCCTGCGCACCGCCGTGGCCACCCGCGCCGACCATGTGCACCCGTTCAGCGAGGCCGCGTTCGCCGAATACCTGCGCTGCATGAAGCTGCCCGGCACCATCCACGCGTTTTGCGAAGACTACCGGGCCAGCGCCGGTATCGATCTCGAGCACGATCGCGCCGATCGTGCGGCCGGTCGCATGATCGACGCGCCGCTGCTGGTGCTTTGGGGCGCCGAGGGGGTCGTCGAGCGCTGTTTCGATCCGCTGGCGGAGTGGCGTCGTGTCGCGTCCGATGTGCAGGGGAGGGCGTTGCCGGCGGGCCACTTCCTGCCGGAGGAGGTACCCGAGCGGCTACTGGACGAGGTGCTGGCATTCCTGGCGTGACGGCGAGCATGGCTGGGCCCGGTTGTCGGTCATATCGAAATAAACGATTGGTTGCTGCGGAAAAATCCAACCATCTACGAGTCAATTCAATTGATGATGACCTCATTCCGCTGGCGCGCCTGGCGCCAGGCCGGCTTCTTCTTGGAGGTTTTCTCATGATCGACATTCGCCCCCGCGCTGACCTCGGCGGTGGCCAGCACGGTTGGCTGGACACGCGTCATCACTTTTCCTTCGCCGACTACCACGACCCCGCGCGCATGCACTGGGGGCATCTGCGGGTCTGGAACGATGACAGCATCGCGCCGCATTCGGGGTTCCCCACGCATCCTCATCGCGACATGGAGATCATCACCTATGTGCGCAAAGGTGCGATCACCCATGAGGACAGCCTTGGCAACCGCGGCCGGACCGTGGCGGGTGACGTGCAGGTCATGAGCGCTGGCACCGGCATCGCGCACAGCGAGTTCAACCAGGAAGACGAGACCACCGAACTCTTCCAGATCTGGATCTACCCGGACCAGTCCGGCCTGCCTCCTGCCTGGGGGACGCGGCCATTCCCGGTCGGCGAGCGTGCCGGCCGTTTCGTCACCCTGGCCAGCGGCATGGCCGAGGATGGCGACGCCTTGCCGATCCGCGCCGATGCGCGTCTGGCCGCGGCGACACTTTCTGCCGGGCAGGTTGCCGAATACGAGATCGCGCCGGACCGCAAGGTCTATCTGGTGGCTGCAAGCGGCCGTATCGACATCGACGGACAAACCGCCAGCGCCGGAGACGGGGTGGCCGTGCGTGACGAGACGAGGCTGCGTATCAAGGCGCTTGAAGACAGTGAAATCGTGTTGGTGGATGTGCACTAAGCCAACCGCTGATGAATCAACCGGAACACAATCCAACCAGGAGGCAACAGAGATGGCGAAGATTCTCGTGCTGTATCACTCGATGTACGGCCACATCGAAACCATGGCCCACGCGGTAGCCGAAGGCGCACGTCGGGTCGACGGCGCTGAAGTCACGGTCAAGCGGGTGCCGGAAACCATGCCGCAGGAGGCGTTCAAGAATGCCGGCGGCAAGGTCGATCAACCGGCACCGGTCGCCAGCCCCGCGGAGCTGGCCGATTACGATGCGATCATCTTCGGCACGCCGACTCGCTTCGGCAACATGTCCGGACAGATGCGCAACTTCCTCGACCAGACCGGCGGGCTCTGGGCCAAAGGCGCACTGCACGGCAAGGTCGCCAGCGTGTTCACCTCCACGGGGACCGGAGGCGGCCAGGAGATGACCATCACCTCGACCTGGACCACACTGGCGCATCACGGAATGATCATCGTGCCCACCGGTTATGGCATCGGCGAGTTCTTCGATATCTCCCAGGTCAATGGCGGTACGCCGTATGGGGCCTCGACCATCGCCGGTGGTGACGGCTCGCGTCAGCCATCGACGAAGGAACTGACCATCGCCCGCTATCAGGGCGAGCTGGTGGCCCAGACTACGGTCAAGCTCAAGGGCTGATCGTCCGACGCAGCGCCCGCGGTCGATACCGGGCGCTGCGCACCACCCGCCTCAGTCGTTCAGCAGCAATCCATACATGAGTTCGTCCACGTAGCCGTCATCGTCGGCGCGCTTGTAGGCGGCACGCTGGGTGCCTTCGTGGCTGAAACCGAAGCGTTGATAGAACGCGATGGCGCGCGGGTTGTCCGCTTCGACCGTCAATTCGACTCTGCGAATGCCGGCGCGACGCAACCGGGCGATGGCATCCTCGAACATCGCCCTGGCCACGCCGCGTCCCTTGACCTCTGGCGCCACGGCCAGGGTGCCGATATAGGCGACATGCGCCGCGCGGCCGATATGCCGTTGCGCCTTGTAGAAACCCTGCACCCGGTGCTCGAGCTCGTACACGTAGAAGCACCCGCTGTCGAACAAGGGGTCGAAGACCCGGCCGAAGGCTTCGCGCGGCATGTGATCGAAGCCGAGATAGGGCACCACCTCGTCATGCATGTAGATGTCATAGACGCGGTCGAAATCGGCGGGGGTAACCAGTCGGCGCATCGGTCATTCCTAAGCGTTATACGAAAAGTGCCTGCGCTCGGTGATGCTGCGTTGAAATCACTCTCAGAACACTCATTTACAATCGTAAACCGCGCTTCTTCGAGCGTTTTCGCCTTGCCTGACCTTCGCTCGATGACTTTTCGTACAGAGCCTAGGGCAGCGGAGCGAACAGCGCGTCGATATCGGCAGGATCCAATTGCCAGCCGGCGGAGTTCCCGGCATCCAGAATGCCCGCCGCCAGTTCCGCCTTGCGGCGTTGCAGCTGTTGAATCTTTTCCTCGACCGTATCGCGGGCGATCAGCTTGTAGACGAACACCGGCTTGTCCTGGCCGATGCGATGGGCGCGGTCAGTCGCCTGGTTTTCCGCCGCGGGGTTCCACCAGGGGTCGTAGTGGATCACAGTATCGGCGGCGGTCAGGTTCAGGCCGGTGCCGCCGGCCTTGAGACTGATCAGGAACAGCGACACGTCGCCATTCTGAAAACGCCGGACCGGGGTACGCCGGTCCTGGGTGTCGCCGGTGATCTGCACGTAGTCGATGGCATGGGCACGCAACTCCTCTTCGATCAGCGCCAGCATCGAGGTGAACTGGGAGAACAGCAGGATGCGGCGACCCTCGGCCAGCTGCTCGGTGAGCATCTGCATCAGGCTATCGAGCTTGCCCGAGGTGCTGCCGCGTGCGGGCTTGGTCAGGTCTTCCTTGACCAGGCGCAGGTCGCAGCACACCTGGCGCAGCTTGAGTAGCGCGTCGAGGATGACGATCTGGCTGCGCGCCAGGCCCTTGCTGTCGATTTCCGCGCGAACCCGGCTGTCCATGGCGAGCCGTACGGTTTCGTAGAAATCACGCTGGGCCGGGCTCAGCTCGACCCAATGGAGCATTTCGGTCTTGGCCGGCAGCTCGCGGGCCACCTGCTCCTTGCGACGTCTGAGCAGGAACGGCTTGATGCGGGCGGTGAGATGCTGCAAGCGGTCGCTGTCGCCGTTCTTCTCGATCGGGGTCCGGTACTCGCGGGTGAAGCGCTTGGCGTCGCCCAGCCAGCCGGGCATGAGGAAGTGGAACAGCGACCAGAGTTCGCCCAGGTGATTTTCCAGCGGCGTACCGGTCAGGCACAGGCGCTGACGAGCGTTCAGCCGCCCGGCTGCCTGGGCCGCCTTGCTGCGGGCATTCTTGATGTTCTGCGCTTCGTCGAGGACCAGGACGTGCAACGGTGTGTCCGCGAGCCGTTCGATGTCGCGGGGCAGCAGGGCGTAGGTGGTCAGCAGCACGTCGTATTCCTCGAGACGCTCGAATTGCTGCTGGCGCGCCGAGCCGTGCAGGGTAGCGACCTTCAGGGTTGGGGCGAACCGCTCGGCTTCGTCCTGCCAGTTGGGAATCAGGCTGGTCGGCATGACCACCAGCGAAGGTCGATCCATGCGCCCCGATTCCTTCTCCACCAGCAGGTGGGCGAGGGTTTGCAGTGTCTTGCCCAGGCCCATGTCATCGCCCAGCACGCCGCCGACGCCGAGCGAACGCAGTGTCTGCATCCAGCGCAGGCCGTCCAGCTGGTAGGGGCGCAGTTCGGCATTCAGGCTGCTCGGCAGCGTGACGGCCTGTTGCCGATAGTTTCGTAGCCGCTGGGCGAAATCGCGCAGGTGCTCGCCGCCATGCCACTGCATCTCCAGCGAATCGAGTTGCGCCAGCCGGGCCGCATCGGCGTGTTCCAGGCGCAGTGGCTCCGCGCCCGACTGCTCGCGCAGGTAGAGCTCGGAGAGCGTGGCGAGGATGGGTTTCAGACGCCCGAAGGGCAGCAGGACTTGCAGCGGCGCCTCGTCACCGGCGCGACCTTTGTCGAGCTGGACGCGCAGGGTCTCGTCGTCGCCGCGCTGCGCCAGCGCCTGAGGCGATAGCAGCGCCGGGCTGCGCCGGATCAGCCCGAGCAGGACCGGCAGGAGGCTGATTCGCTCGCCTTCGACGATGATGCCCAGCTCCAGATCGAACCAGCTGCCTTCGGCGGCTTCGTCCAGTTCGACATACCAGGCGTCGACCGGCGTCAGGTCGTAGGCGAAGCCGGGCTGCAGAACGATCTGCCAGCCTTGCTCACGGAGTTGCGGCAATTGCGTCTGGGTGAAATGCAGCCAGGCCGCCTCGTTGGGCAGCTCGAACATCTCCGCTGAGTCCTTGGGCAAGGCCTGGCTCTGGCGCAGCGCCGGGCGAAAGCCCAGCTGTTTCATCTGCTGGCGCAGTGTCTGTTCGGCCTCCGGCCGCCGCGCCATGCTCAGCACGCGGGTGCCCTCGGTCTGCCGTACACGCTCGCCGGCCTTGGCCTTGCCGTGTACCGGGGTCGTGCCATAGACGAAGCTGAGGCCGGCGCGGTGCTGGTACTCGCCGACCATGCGGCCGCTGCCCGGTTGGTAGTTGACCGAATGGTGGCTGCCCAGGGCCAGCCTTGCGATGGGCAGGATGTCATCGACCTCGCGCTGCTCGGGCTTGGCCGGCGCCGGCAGCTGAGGGGCGATCTCGTGCAGCGTCAGGCTGAACAGCGCCGCCTGGGCCGAGGGGACCGCCGGCGCGTCGAGCAGGTGGCGCGCCAAGGGCGCCGGCAGGCCATGGTCGACCAGGCCGATCTCGTTCTGCGCGTCGTCGAGGTAATACAGCGGGTTCACACCCGTCAGTAAGGCGGCGGGTTGGTCCGCCATGTCCAGGCTGGGCTGAAAGGAGCCATCGGGTTGCTGGCTCCAGTTGAATCGTGCCCGCCGGCTTCGGCCTGGCTGCAGCGGTGGCCTGTTCCAGGCGAGGAACGCACGGCCCGTGTCCAGAACCAGGCGCAGTGTCTCGCCGCCGTTTTCTCCACTGAGCATGAAGCCGCTGCCGGACGCCCGGCTCAGGGCGACGAGCGCTGCAATGCGCAGGTCCAGCGGCTGCATGAAGCCCGGCTGGCGAAAGCTGGCCTCACGAAAACCGTAGTAGGGCTGTCGCTCACCGCAGCTGCCATCCTTGTGCAGGCGCACCCGGTAGACCTCGAGCTGCACATCCGCGGACAACCGGTAATGAACGCACCAGCCCTGGCTTGCCTGCTGCTCGTCGCTCAGCGCTTGCGGCAGCTGCGACAGCCAGCGCTCCAGCGTTCCGGTGAAGCCGCTGCTGGTCTGATCGTCTGACGGAAGCGGCTCGGCCTGTTGCTCCAGGGTCAGGATGAGCGCCACGCAGTGCTTGCAGTTGATGCCGACCGGGCAGCTGCATACGCAACTCAGCCTGCCGTCGCGAGAAAGTTGCAGCGACTGTCGGTACAGACTGCCGCCCGAGCCGCGGCAGGTGGACTCCGCGAAGCGCGCGTCCTGACGCAGTACGCTGATGCGCTGCTCAGCGGCGTACTGCTGCCCCCGGGTCAGTGCGTTCTCGGAGAACGGCAGTCGCCAGGCATCGGGCAACCCGTGCGCGAAGCTAGCAGGCATCGTTCGGCGCACCGAACCGCGTGAGCGAGCGAGTCGAAGCCATGCTTACGGCTTGCCCGAAGACAAGCGCTCCAACAAGGCTTCGAGGGTATTGAAACGCTCCTCCGGTCGCTCCATCGGCACCTGGAACTTGAACACTGTCGCGCCTTCGAACTTGTAGCGCTTGGGCTGGCTCTGGATCAGCTTGATCAACACCATCGGGTCGACCTTGGTGTCGGCGGCAAACTCGATCCGACCGCCTTGTGGACCGGCGTCGATCTTGGTGATACCGAGCTGCTCGGCGTGCAGTTTCAACAGCGTCAGGCGGACCAGGTTCTTGGTCGGCTCAGGCAGCAGGCCGAAGCGGTCGATCATTTCGACCTGCAGCTCCTTGAGGCCGTCTTCGTCGGTCGCGTTGGCAATGCGTTTGTAGAGAATCAAGCGTGCGTGCACGTCCGGCAGGTAATCCTCGGGGATCAGCGCCGGCAGCCGCAGGTTGATCTCCGGGCCGCCGCCCAGCGGTTGGTCGAGGTTCGGCTGTTCGCCTTTCTGGATCGCCTTGACCGCACGCTCGAGCATTTCCATGTACAGCGTGAAGCCGACCGCCTGGATCTGGCCGCTCTGGCCATCGCCCAGCAGCTCGCCCGCACCGCGGATTTCCAGATCGTGGGTGGCCAGCACGAAGCCCGCGCCCAGATCCTGCGCATTGGCAATGGCTTCCAGACGCTTCTGTGCGTCGTCGGTCATCGCTTTGCGCGGCGGCGTCAGCAGATAGGCATAGGCCTGGTGGTGACTGCGCCCGACGCGGCCGCGCAGTTGGTGGAGCTGCGCCAGGCCGAACTTGTCGGCGCGTTCGATGATGATGGTGTTGGCGCTCGGCACGTCGATGCCGGTCTCGATGATGGTCGAGGCCACCAGCACGTTGAAGCGCTTGTGATAGAAGTCGCCCATCACCTGTTCGAGCTCGCGTTCGCGCATCTGCCCGTGGCCGACGCCAATCCGCGCCTCCGGCACCAGGGCAGCGATATCGGCGGCGCATTTCTCGATGGTCTTGACGTCGTTGTGCAGGTAGTAGACCTGGCCGCCGCGCAACAGCTCGCGCAGCAGCGCCTCCTTGATCACCGCGTCCTGCTGCTCCATCACGAAGGTGCGCACCGACAACCGGCGCGCCGGGGGCGTGGCGATGATCGACAGGTCGCGCATGCCGGCGACGGCCATGTTCAGGGTGCGCGGAATCGGCGTGGCGGTAAGGGTGAGAATGTCGACTTCGCTGCGCAGCGCCTTGAGCTGTTCTTTCTGGCGCACGCCGAAGCGGTGTTCCTCGTCGATGATCACCAGGCCCAGGTTGGTGAACTTGACGTCGTCCTGCAGCAGCTTGTGCGTGCCGATGAGGATGTCCACTTTGCCTTCGGCCAGCTCTTGCACCGCGCCCTGGATTTCCTTGGCCGACTTGAAGCGGCTCATCACCTCGACGCGCACCGGCCAATCGGCGAAGCGGTCGCGGAAACTGTTGTAGTGCTGCTGGGCAAGCAGGGTGGTGGGCACCAGCACGGCGACCTGCTTGCCGCTGTGCACAGCGATGAAGGCGGCGCGCATGGCCACCTCGGTCTTGCCGAAGCCCACGTCGCCGCAGATCAGGCGATCCATGGGTTTGGCCGCCAGCATGTCGCTGCGCACGGCCTCGATGGCCGCTTGCTGGTCCGGCGTCTCCTCGAAGGGGAAGCCGGCGCTGAAGGTTTCGTAGTCGACCTGGGGATCGGCGAAGGCATGGCCTTCGCGCGCGGCGCGGCGCGCATAGATGTCGAGCAACTCGGCCGCCACGTCGCGGACCTGCTCGGCAGCCTTGCGCTTGGCCTTTTGCCAGGTTTCCGAACCCAGGCGGTGGAGCGGGGCCAGGGCGTCGTCGCTTCCGGTATAGCGGGCGATGAGATGCAGGCTGGAAACCGGTACGTAGAGCTTGGCTTCCTCGGCGTACTGCAGCATGAGGAATTCGGCGGCCTGGCCTTCGATTTCCAGCGTGACCAGGCCCTGATAACGACCCACGCCGTGGTCGATATGCACCACCGGCGCGCCTTCGCGCAGCTCGGTGAGGTTCTTGATGACGTTCTCGCCGGCGTCGCGGGTCTTCTCGCGGCGACGGCGTTGCATGATGCGCTGGCCGAACAACGGGCTTTCGGCGATCAGCGCCACGTCCTGCAACAGCAAGCCGTCGTCGAGCGGTGCGATGGTGATCGCCAGCCGTTCCTTGCTGTCGACGAACTCCGACCACCCGCCGACCTCCTGCGGCCGCAACTTCAAGCGCGCCAGTAGCTCCAGCAACACCTCGCGACGGCCGGCCGATTCGGCGGTGAACAGCACACGGCCGGAGAATTCATCCAGGAAGCGCCGCAGTGCGCCCAGGGGTTCGCTGGCCTTGGCGTCGATGGCCAGTTCCGGGAAACGGCTGGCCGGGAATCGCTCGCGGCCGATTCCGGTCTCGACGTCGTCCTGGCTGACCACCACCCGTGGCCAGGTTTTCAGATGAGTGAAACAATCCTCCACCGGCATGAACAGTTCGGCCGGCGGCAGCAGGGGCCGCTCGGGATCGACGCGGCGATCTTCGTAGCGGTTGCGCACGTCCTTCCAGAAGTGCTCGGCGGCCTGCTCGATGCCGGGCATGGAGAACACCTGGGTGTCTTCGGGCAGATAATCGAAGAGCGTGGAGGTCTCGTCGAAGAACAGCGGCAGGTAGTACTCGATACCGGCCGGCGTAATGCCGGTGGACAGGTCCTGATAGATCGGGCAGCGGCGGAAGTCGACATCGAAGCGTTCCCGGAAGCGCGCCCGGAAGCCGGTGACCGACTCCTTGCGGACCGGAAATTCGCGCGCCGGCAACAGGCGGATCGACTCGACCTTGTCGATCGAGCGCTGATTCTCCGGATCGAACGTACGCAGCGTTTCGATCTCGTCATCGAACAGGTCGATGCGGTAGGGCAGAGCACTGCCCATCGGGAACAGGTCGATCAACGCGCCGCGCACGGCGAACTCGCCGTGCTCGTAAACTGTATCGACGCAGCGGTAGCCGGCCGCTTCCAGCCGTGTGCGCATCTGTTCGACGTCGAGCTTCTGGCCAATGTCGAGCACCAGGCTCGAACCGAGCAGAAAGCGCTTCGGTGCCAGTCGGTGTAGCGCCGTGGTGATGGGGACTACCAGAACGCCATGGGTCAGCTCGGGCAGCCGATAGAGCGCTGCGATTCGTTGCGAAATGATGTCCTGGTGCGGCGAAAAAACGTCGTAGGGCAGGGTTTCCCAGTCGGGGAAGTGCAGCACCGGCAATTCGGGCGCAAAAAACGCGAGCTCGTCCTGCAAGCGCTCGGCGCTCTGGCTGTCGGCCGTAAGAAGAAGAGTGAATCGCTCTGCGTTGCTGGCCGCTTCGGCGATTGCCAGGCTCAGCGCGGCTCCAGGAAGGTTGCCCCAGGTTTGCTTGCCGCTGGCGGCAGGCAGGGGCGGAAGGCGCAATACGGACACGAGTGGGCGTGGCTCCGGTCGAAAAAATGGACCGCCCGGATTGTAACTATCCGCGCGGCGCGCTGTCAGTGTTTCCGCTGCACAGATTGCCGGGGCTAGGGTGCGCCGGCATAATGTAGCCCTTTTTATCAGCCCCTACATGTTGGAAGGAACTGCCCGTGACTCAGAAGCCCGACCAGTG includes the following:
- a CDS encoding LrgB family protein — its product is MSAVDWPSVWAMTLDHPLFSVALTLIAFQLALALYRRSGWLVLQPVMVGMLLVVGVLYLCGIDYASYRADASMIAVLVGPATVALAVPLYRHIRRIQQLFWPILVTLVSGGLLGVCLTLVIARALGADLTVLMSLSPKAATMPIAMLVAEQLGGLASLAAVFVMLTGVIGTALGPLLLGWAGVDHPAARGLSYGINAHAIGTARALEEGDECGAFAALGMSLLGILIALFLPLVLG
- the ccoG gene encoding cytochrome c oxidase accessory protein CcoG; its protein translation is MTERIPAAIIDTVDPRTPLRLTPAKAGGPIHTRSFSGLFRNLRLVGAGLLCLLYFGTQWLNWEGRQAVLWDLGKQQFHIFGVTFWPQDFILLSALLIIAAFGLFFITVLAGRIWCGYACPQSTWTWIFMWAEKVTEGDRHQRIKLDAAPWSLNKLLRRSAKHALWLAVSLATAIAFVGYFTPVRTLVVELFSLQLGMTTAFWLFFFTAATYLNAGWLREKVCVHMCPYSRFQSVMFDADTLTVAYDAARGEQRGPRRKDSDQKSLGLGDCIDCTLCVQVCPTGIDIRDGMQLDCISCGACIDACDSVMDKMGYARGLVRYSSERALEGGKTRLLRPRLVGYAAALALMIGAFVWALDARPLLSLDVTRDRTLYRENMHGQIENMYSLKLINKTQQRRRYQISLVDGPFALQGPGDVSLAPGEIVDLPVSVALLDDSDTGQSQRALHFVAHDASDPTSSVSAPSTFIAPRVR
- a CDS encoding alpha/beta fold hydrolase, with protein sequence MFEHFQSGACDVNGVRINYRKGGSGPPLLLLHGYPQTHVIWHRIAGPLAERFTVIAADLRGYGDSSKPQGGENHVAYSKREMARDQVELMRALGFERFDILAHDRGARVGHRLAMDHPEAVRRLILLDIAPTLAMYSQTDEAFARAYWHWFFLIRPAPLPETLLQADPELILRTAVATRADHVHPFSEAAFAEYLRCMKLPGTIHAFCEDYRASAGIDLEHDRADRAAGRMIDAPLLVLWGAEGVVERCFDPLAEWRRVASDVQGRALPAGHFLPEEVPERLLDEVLAFLA
- a CDS encoding CidA/LrgA family protein, whose product is MILKGLTWLVVLQLLGSVIHLSLVPALPGPIIGLVLLFGLLVLRRGVPEPLEKTAALLFQYLPLLLIVPAAGIMTSSEALLANLPAIAAGLVLSLMVTVPFCGWLMQVLIKRMDRRREERA
- a CDS encoding DEAD/DEAH box helicase, with amino-acid sequence MPASFAHGLPDAWRLPFSENALTRGQQYAAEQRISVLRQDARFAESTCRGSGGSLYRQSLQLSRDGRLSCVCSCPVGINCKHCVALILTLEQQAEPLPSDDQTSSGFTGTLERWLSQLPQALSDEQQASQGWCVHYRLSADVQLEVYRVRLHKDGSCGERQPYYGFREASFRQPGFMQPLDLRIAALVALSRASGSGFMLSGENGGETLRLVLDTGRAFLAWNRPPLQPGRSRRARFNWSQQPDGSFQPSLDMADQPAALLTGVNPLYYLDDAQNEIGLVDHGLPAPLARHLLDAPAVPSAQAALFSLTLHEIAPQLPAPAKPEQREVDDILPIARLALGSHHSVNYQPGSGRMVGEYQHRAGLSFVYGTTPVHGKAKAGERVRQTEGTRVLSMARRPEAEQTLRQQMKQLGFRPALRQSQALPKDSAEMFELPNEAAWLHFTQTQLPQLREQGWQIVLQPGFAYDLTPVDAWYVELDEAAEGSWFDLELGIIVEGERISLLPVLLGLIRRSPALLSPQALAQRGDDETLRVQLDKGRAGDEAPLQVLLPFGRLKPILATLSELYLREQSGAEPLRLEHADAARLAQLDSLEMQWHGGEHLRDFAQRLRNYRQQAVTLPSSLNAELRPYQLDGLRWMQTLRSLGVGGVLGDDMGLGKTLQTLAHLLVEKESGRMDRPSLVVMPTSLIPNWQDEAERFAPTLKVATLHGSARQQQFERLEEYDVLLTTYALLPRDIERLADTPLHVLVLDEAQNIKNARSKAAQAAGRLNARQRLCLTGTPLENHLGELWSLFHFLMPGWLGDAKRFTREYRTPIEKNGDSDRLQHLTARIKPFLLRRRKEQVARELPAKTEMLHWVELSPAQRDFYETVRLAMDSRVRAEIDSKGLARSQIVILDALLKLRQVCCDLRLVKEDLTKPARGSTSGKLDSLMQMLTEQLAEGRRILLFSQFTSMLALIEEELRAHAIDYVQITGDTQDRRTPVRRFQNGDVSLFLISLKAGGTGLNLTAADTVIHYDPWWNPAAENQATDRAHRIGQDKPVFVYKLIARDTVEEKIQQLQRRKAELAAGILDAGNSAGWQLDPADIDALFAPLP
- a CDS encoding GNAT family N-acetyltransferase — its product is MRRLVTPADFDRVYDIYMHDEVVPYLGFDHMPREAFGRVFDPLFDSGCFYVYELEHRVQGFYKAQRHIGRAAHVAYIGTLAVAPEVKGRGVARAMFEDAIARLRRAGIRRVELTVEADNPRAIAFYQRFGFSHEGTQRAAYKRADDDGYVDELMYGLLLND
- a CDS encoding pirin family protein, with product MIDIRPRADLGGGQHGWLDTRHHFSFADYHDPARMHWGHLRVWNDDSIAPHSGFPTHPHRDMEIITYVRKGAITHEDSLGNRGRTVAGDVQVMSAGTGIAHSEFNQEDETTELFQIWIYPDQSGLPPAWGTRPFPVGERAGRFVTLASGMAEDGDALPIRADARLAAATLSAGQVAEYEIAPDRKVYLVAASGRIDIDGQTASAGDGVAVRDETRLRIKALEDSEIVLVDVH
- the wrbA gene encoding NAD(P)H:quinone oxidoreductase — its product is MAKILVLYHSMYGHIETMAHAVAEGARRVDGAEVTVKRVPETMPQEAFKNAGGKVDQPAPVASPAELADYDAIIFGTPTRFGNMSGQMRNFLDQTGGLWAKGALHGKVASVFTSTGTGGGQEMTITSTWTTLAHHGMIIVPTGYGIGEFFDISQVNGGTPYGASTIAGGDGSRQPSTKELTIARYQGELVAQTTVKLKG